In Papaver somniferum cultivar HN1 chromosome 1, ASM357369v1, whole genome shotgun sequence, a genomic segment contains:
- the LOC113347950 gene encoding uncharacterized protein LOC113347950, which produces MKHTYLAISDHFPSPPWNSLVWFKKHIPRHSFISWLAFHRRLKTRSKLLSWGTISDASCVLCGDEMETEDHIFHDCIFSSGIWNGLLLKLGSIRALANSWEEEIRWCTQHLTGDDCVAVIKRLVFNAFIYHISRERNNRIFRSSFNYQDQVSLLIVQDVRFKLSDSKCKEEDNLNVMWFMSRWRVNCIFVQPETIDCTWLAPDPDEVMINTDGSKYDDAGSFGVILRDHTAEVVSAASGGSPPISVLVHELQGVELGLKMALSFEKLKVHIASDSMAVYNLLTNPEPEPPWNVLQIWRRIKHLRKKFSSWKVTHYYRETNKFVDHLAGLYLGDTWVEIRPEDFSPDFREILAADKAQKIYHRRSRRFFFVFLSVFCCWFGSP; this is translated from the coding sequence ATGAAGCATACTTACCTTGCTATTTCTGATCATTTTCCTTCCCCTCCATGGAATTCTCTTGTTTGGTTTAAAAAACATATTCCCAGACATTCATTCATTTCTTGGCTTGCTTTTCATAGAAGATTAAAAACTAGAAGTAAATTGTTATCTTGGGGTACTATATCAGATGCTTCTTGTGTCTTATGTGGAGATGAAATGGAGACTGAAGACCATATTTTTCATGACTGTATCTTTTCTTCTGGTATTTGGAATGGGCTTTTACTAAAATTAGGTTCCATTAGAGCTCTTGCTAATTCTTGGGAGGAGGAAATCAGGTGGTGTACTCAGCACTTAACAGGCGATGATTGTGTTGCTGTAATTAAAAGGCTAGTGTTTAATGCTTTTATCTATCACATCTCGAGAGAAAGAAATAATAGAATTTTTAGATCTTCTTTTAACTATCAAGATCAAGTCAGTTTGCTCATTGTTCAAGATGTGAGATTTAAATTGTCAGACTCTAAATGCAAGGAAGAGGATAACTTAAATGTTATGTGGTTTATGAGCAGATGGAGAGTGAACTGTATTTTTGTTCAACCAGAAACTATTGATTGTACTTGGCTAGCTCCTGACCCTGATGAAGTCATGATTAATACTGATGGTTCAAAGTATGATGATGCTGGGAGTTTTGGTGTTATTCTTAGAGACCATACTGCTGAGGTGGTTAGTGCTGCTAGTGGAGGCAGTCCTCCTATCTCTGTTTTGGTTCATGAATTACAAGGTGTTGAGCTGGGGTTAAAGATGGCTTTAAGTTTTGAAAAACTGAAAGTGCACATTGCTTCTGATTCCATGGCAGTTTATAATCTGCTTACAAACCCTGAACCTGAACCACCATGGAATGTTTTACAAATATGGAGAAGAATAAAGCATTTGAGGAAGAAGTTTAGTTCTTGGAAGGTAACTCACTATTACAGGGAAACAAATAAATTTGTTGATCATCTTGCAGGGTTATATCTTGGTGATACTTGGGTGGAGATTCGTCCAGAAGATTTCTCTCCTGACTTTAGAGAAATTTTGGCTGCTGACAAGGCTCAGAAAATTTACCATAGGCGTAgcagaagatttttttttgttttcctttctgttttttgttgttggTTTGGGTCTCCTTAA
- the LOC113347968 gene encoding probable polygalacturonase At3g15720 encodes MSSLSQSSSFMLHEGLLCTVLMICLLSIVQGEGILGSRSDFKKPDDAVFNVMDSGAPGNGRKDDTQAFLDAWRQMCEATADSPTMVIPEGVTFLLYRISFESPCKSANPHVQVSGKILAPTKRSWVGPIDYWIQFSQVNGLVITGSNLSVIDGQGSDWWEHGDCFLDNANLMSLLFYHFQDACDRPTALKMSGCDGVEIRGLKHVNSQRNHISLTDCRNVTVSGITIKAPKDSPNTDGIDISHSTNIRIEHSNIGTGDDCVAINGGCSDINITNVACGPGHGISIGSLGANGVTEEVERVRVQNCNFTDTLNGARIKTWQGGSGCAKDILFEQIELERVHHPIVIDQYYCNGGHHCTEYPSAVKISDVMFNGIRGSSTNIIVISLNCSKTVACTNIIMDQIDIETIKSEATASSYCMNVLGEETDTSPHVPCLQ; translated from the exons ATGAGTTCTCTTTCACAAAGCAGCTCTTTCATGCTCCATGAG GGGCTTCTATGCACTGTTTTGATGATATGTTTACTAAGCATAGTGCAAGGAGAAGGGATCCTTGGTAGTAGATCTGACTTTAAGAAGCCGGACGATGCTGTCTTCAATGTCATGGATTCTGGTGCCCCTGGAAATGGCCGAAAGGACGATACCCAA GCATTCCTAGACGCATGGCGCCAAATGTGTGAAGCAACCGCGGACTCTCCAACCATGGTCATACCAGAAGGAGTGACGTTTTTGTTGTATCGCATAAGCTTTGAAAGCCCTTGCAAGTCTGCAAATCCACACGTGCAG GTTTCAGGGAAAATTCTTGCACCTACAAAACGTTCTTGGGTTGGACCGATAGATTATTGGATTCAATTCAGTCAAGTGAATGGTCTCGTGATTACTGGGTCTAATTTAAGTGTAATTGATGGTCAAGGTTCAGATTGGTGGGAGCACGGAGACTGTTTTCTCGACAATGCTAAT CTGAtgagtttattgttttatcattttCAAGACGCCTGCGATAGGCCAACG GCACTAAAAATGTCTGGATGCGATGGAGTTGAGATTAGAGGGTTGAAACATGTGAATAGCCAGAGAAACCACATCTCGTTAACTGATTGTAGGAACGTAACTGTCTCTGGTATCACCATAAAAGCTCCCAAGGACAGTCCTAATACTGATGGTATTGACATTAGCCACTCGACAAATATTCGAATCGAACACTCTAACATCGGAACTG GTGATGATTGTGTGGCAATCAATGGCGGATGCTCTGATATCAATATCACTAATGTGGCATGTGGCCCCGGACACGGCATAAG CATTGGAAGTTTAGGAGCCAACGGAGTTACTGAAGAAGTAGAAAGAGTGCGTGTTCAAAATTGTAATTTTACAGATACTCTTAACGGAGCAAGGATCAAGACATGGCAG GGAGGCTCTGGATGTGCAAAAGACATATTATTTGAACAAATTGAGCTTGAACGAGTACATCATCCTATTGTCATTGATCAATACTACTGCAATGGAGGTCATCACTGCACTGAATAT CCGTCTGCTGTTAAAATTAGTGATGTAATGTTTAATGGAATTCGAGGATCTTCGACAAATATCATAGTTATAAGTTTGAACTGTAGTAAAACTGTTGCTTGCACAAACATCATCATGGACCAAATTGATATAGAAACGATAAAATCTGAAGCCACAGCCTCATCTTACTGCATGAATGTTCTAGGAGAGGAGACCGATACGTCTCCGCATGTTCCTTGTCTACAATGA